A genomic segment from Gracilinanus agilis isolate LMUSP501 chromosome 1, AgileGrace, whole genome shotgun sequence encodes:
- the LOC123255144 gene encoding short transmembrane mitochondrial protein 1-like: MFQFLLGFTLSNVLVIYLAQNYDILNLAKKLEKIKKDVGAKKKPPNP, from the coding sequence ATGTTCCAGTTTTTGCTTGGATTTACACTCAGCAATGTGCTTGTGATATATCTGGCTCAGAACTATGACATTCTGAACTTGGCCAAAAAGcttgaaaagattaaaaaagatgtAGGTGCCAAGAAGAAACCTCCCAACCCTTAA